In Nyctibius grandis isolate bNycGra1 chromosome 8, bNycGra1.pri, whole genome shotgun sequence, a single window of DNA contains:
- the FETUB gene encoding fetuin-B, which produces MVLLVSMLFGIQALCSWAASPPAREAPTALLSPTCNDTAVEEAADLALRQINADRKEGYILSLHRIFSVREHHQEITGSVFYLILDVVDTECHVLSKKLWKNCMARSAHTTVYGQCKAVIYINQARNIAHLNTYECILQPVPPRYIWTVCPDCPVDDCPTEPKYLEAAVQSLAKFNEESEQTHYFSVLNVTRASMQWVIGPAYFVEFLIQETSCSKNDTIPDISKCKPLLSKLAQIGFCKGSVVNSDLEHEQFVTISCEIYSLQDPATEEGKQQDNQTPGQSSQNHQQGFPSETNPFSPHLEKTVGWVKILPPSTEDNSFQNLTGSQNEHKDVKPFPPEAVGSAPSLDGEKTQVDKPDLTKTITGPVILRFPEELSLSDSCPGEAKKINSILQPLLPKKPTKI; this is translated from the exons ATGGTTCTACTTGTTTCAATGCTCTTTGGCATACAGGCGCTTTGCTCCTGGgctgcctctcctcctgccagagAAGCACCAACTGCATTGCTTTCCCCCACCTGTAATGACACTGCAGTAGAGGAGGCTGCAGATCTGGCTCTTCGCCAGATCAATGCTGACCGAAAAGAGGGCTACATACTCAGTCTCCACCGAATTTTCAGTGTCCGAGAACATCATCAG gAGATCACTGGTTCTGTCTTCTATCTTATCTTGGATGTAGTAGATACTGAATGCCATGTACTCAGCAAAAAGTTGTGGAAGAACTGTATGGCCAGATCTGCTCATACAACT GTTTATGGTCAATGCAAAGCAGTTATCTACATTAATCAGGCAAGAAATATTGCTCATCTGAATACTTATGAGTGCATTTTACAACCAG ttcCACCCAGATATATTTGGACAGTATGTCCTGACTGCCCAGTTGATGACTGTCCAACTGAGCCCAAATATTTGGAGGCTGCTGTTCAAAGCCTTGCCAAGTTCAATGAAGAGAGTGAACAAACTCATTATTTCTCTGTCCTCAATGTCACAAGAGCTTCAATGCAG TGGGTCATTGGTCCTGCATATTTTGTAGAGTTTTTAATTCAGGAGACATCCTGCTCCAAAAATGACACGATTCCTGACATCTCCAAGTGCAAGCCACTTTTGTCAAAACTAGCT caaaTAGGTTTCTGCAAAGGCTCTGTAGTAAACAGTGACTTGGAACATGAACAATTTGTCACAATATCCTGTGAAATCTACAGTCTGCAG GATCCTGCCACTGAAGAGGGGAAGCAGCAAGATAATCAGACACCTGGGCAATCCAGCCAGAATCATCAACAAGGTTTCCCTTCAGAAACCAATCCTTTCTCCCCACACCTAGAAAAAACAGTGGGCTGGGTTAAAATTCTACCCCCTTCAACTGAGGACAACTCTTTCCAAAACCTAACAGGAAGTCAAAATGAACATAAAGATGTAAAGCCATTTCCACCTGAGGCTGTAGGATCTGCGCCCAGTCTCGACGGAGAAAAGACTCAAGTAGACAAACCAGACCTGACCAAAACAATCACTGGACCAGTTATTCTCCGTTTTCCTGAAGAACTTTCTCTATCAGACTCATGCCCAGGAGAAGCAAAGAAGATAAACTCCATCCTCCAGCCTTTGCTGCCTAAAAAGCCTACCAAAATCTAG